In Mucilaginibacter auburnensis, the genomic stretch AGAGGATTTTGCCAAAGGGGATGTTTGTGTAAAGCTTGCTGTTGAACGAAAGCCCTTGCTAATTTTACTGCCATAGTATAGACCGGTGCTTACTGCAAACAGCCAAACAGTTAACAAAACAACACCTGACGAGCGCGAAATAGACTCAGTGTTGAATACCGCCTTCAAAATAAGCAATATAATAGCCAACACCGGAACGAATGCCACCAGGAAGATGGAAATATACATCCACTCCGAATATTCATTGTTTACTATACTGAACGGGAACATGTGTACCGGGCCTGTGTTCCATATCAATATTGCAGCGAGACTAATTACCATGGCTACGGCGAATCCAAAAAAGGTAAGTAAAATTAAAACACTCAAAATTTTAAAAAGCACTTTGCCTGTGCCTCTGAAAAATCGGCCAATATGGAAAAACAACTCACCTAAAAGATCCCTAAAACGGTAAATAAACGGCTTTGATTCATTTTTGAGGTTACTTAATTGCCCTTTTACCGCACTCATTTCTTCTTCAAAGTTGTTTTTAAAACCTTGCAGGGTAAGCTTTTGCCCTTTCATGGCCATGCGGTCTGCTCGTGTAATAGCTTTTGGCACAACTATCCATAGTATGATGTAAAGGATAATGCCGAGGCCGCCAAAAGGAGCCAAAACTGCAAACAACAACCTGAACCAAATGGCAGATATATTGAAATAATTGCCCAGGCCCGAAGCAACACCCGCTATTATACGGTAATCGGGATCGCGAAACAGTGTGCGCGTGCCGCCAACAGCGGCAAATGCATCTGCCTGGCTTTGTGCAGTCGGTTCTTCATCGGCATGTTCAAAATCTTCAACCGTGCCCATTTGGGCAATTACGGTTTTAACGTCTGCCTCTACAATAACCTGTTTATTATCTCGGGTTAATATTTCAGCAAACATTTCCGCAATGCGGTTCTCAATATCAGTGGTTATCTCCAGACTGTCGGCCGAATTAAGAAAATGGCGCTTTACATCTGTGATGTAGTTTTTAAGTACTTCGTAAGCATCTTCTTCAATATGAAAAACAATGCCGTTTATGTTTATGATGATGGTTTTGTTCATGGTGCAAATTTTTCAGGGTTATTTATTTTTTCCAACGGCGGTGTTTACGGCAAAAACCAGTTCGTTCCAGGTGGTATCTAACTGTTCAAGCACTTTGCGGCCTTCGGGCGATAGGGCGTAATACTTGCGTGGAGGGCCTGATGTAGATTCAACCCAGTTATAAGTTAGCAGCCCATTGTTCTTAAGGCGCGTTAATAGAGGATACAAAGTGCCCTCAACTACCAGCAACTGGGCTTTCTTGAGTTCGGCAATTATATCTGAAGCGTAGGTTTCATCGCGGGCGATGATAGAGAGTATACAGTACTCCAATATACCCTTACGCATTTGTGTTTGTGTGTTCTCTGCAATCATAATACAAAGATATATGTTTAAAAATGTATTATGCAATACATAGTACTGAAATTATTTAAATATTTTTATCAGGGCTGCTTTTAGGAAAAAAATTTTCGGTTTTTAGTGAAATTATTTGTGAATTCAATAATGTAACACTACTTTTATGATTAATTAACTATTAACTGATCTTATTTATTCAAACGCATGAAAAAACTTCTACTAGTAAGTTTGTGCTTCTTGATGTTATTTTTAACGCAAGCGTTTGCACAAAACCGTACTATTACTGGTACGGTTACAGCCAAAGACGATGGCTTACCCATTCCGGGAGTAACAGTAAAAATCAAAGGAACCACTAACGGCGTACCTACCGATGCAAGCGGTAAGTATTCTATTTCTGCACCAACCGGCGCAGTTTTGCAGTTTTCGTTCGTTGCTTTTCAAACAAAGGAAGTAACCGTTGGAGGTCAAAGCGTACTAAACGTTATTCTTGAATCTGACAATAAGCTGTTAAGCGAAGTTGTGGTAACTGCCTTAGGTATTGAAAGGCAAAAAAGAGAGTTAGGTTATGCTTCTGCAGTGGTAAAAAACGAAGCTATCAACGCAGGTAGCGCAGTAAACTTAGCAAACGGTTTGCAAGGTAAAGTTTCTGGTTTGAACATTACCACAACTAACAGCGGTGTATTTGAGAACGTTAAGATCAACCTTCGTGGTATCCGTTCATTAACCGGTAACAACAACCCTTTATTATTGGTTGACGGTGTTCAAACTGATATTAACTACCTGTCATCTATCAACCCTAATGACATTGAGGATGTGAACATTATTAAAGGTTCATCAGGTGCCGGTATCTACGGTTCTGATGCACGTAACGGTGTTATCATTGTTACAACCAAAAAAGGTTCAAAAACCGGCGCTCCGGTAGTAACAGTTAGTAACTCTACTCAGTTTCAATCAGTTAGCTTCTTTCCAAGTTTTCAAAATCAATTTGGTTTAGGTGGTGGTGGTAACGCTGCCGGTTTAGGCGGTTATGATCCAATTGAGAACTGGTCATGGGGCCCGCGTTATGATGGTGCGATGACTCAGATCGGTCCTGATTTGGATGGTATTGTTGACCCTGTATTTGGCGCATTAACAACTCAAAAAATTAAATATAGCCCAAATAACTCAAGAAAAGAGTTCTTCAAAACCGGTACTATCGTTCAAAACGACGTTTCTTATTCAGAAAAGAACTTTTTCTTATCGTTACAAGACGCGTTAACCAACGGTATAGTTCCTAACGATAAAAACCGTAGAAGTGGCTTCCGTTTAAACGTGGCTAAAGAATACGGCAGATTAAAAGTGGGTGTAAACACAAACTACGTACAAAATAACTATAACCTGTTTGACCAGGAAGGTATGTCTGATTACAACGTTACTCAAAACGTTGGTTTGAATCAGGGTTTGATGAACTTATTGTTCAACACAAACGGTTTCGTTAACTTACAAGATTACAAAGATTACAAAAACAATCCTTACGCATCTTACAACTACTACTTTACAAACTATGGCTTAAACCCATATTTTGCTATTGATAACTGGCGTAAAGAAGGTAAAAAACAAGATCTAAAAGCTGATTTGAATTTAGACTTTAAAGTTGCAGATTGGTTGAACTTGACTTACCGCGGATCTTTAACAAGCACTACACTTGTTGAAAGAAGAAAATCAAGAGGTGAGAATGCAAATGCTTTCGGTCATGACGAAAGAGGTTTTGGATTGATTCCGGGTGCTGTTGAAGAACGCGCTTACACGCAACAACGTATGTCATCTGAGTTGTTCGCTTCTTTTAACAAACAAATTAACGAAGATTTCAAAGTGACAGCTATCGCTGGTACTTATGTTCGTCAGGATGACGGTCGCGATACCAGAGTTGGTGCTACAGTGTTGAACGTTAAAGATCTTTACAACATTGGTCAGCGTGCCGGCGAGCTTACCGGTTCATCTCCAATGAGAAGATCAAGATTGTTTGCTGTATACGGCAGTGCAGGTGTTGGTTACAAAGGCTGGGCAAACATAGAGGTTACAGCACGTAACGAAAAAACTTCAGTTTTAGCAGAAGGTTTGAATAGCTATTTCTATCCAGGCGTTACTGGTTCGGTTATCCTTAGCGATGCCATTGATGGCCTGAAAAACAATAATGTTCTTTCTTACTTAAAATTACGTGGTGGCTGGAACAAAACAGGTAACTCTGATATAGCTCCGTACCAGTTAGCTGCAACTTTTGATCAGGGCGGTGGCTTCCCTTATGGTTCAACTGCCGGTTATTCTGCAGGCAACACCACTTATAATCCGGCATTGAAACCTGAATTTATTCAGGCTACAGAGGTTGGTTTGGAAGCAGGTTTCTTAAACAGCAGAATTAACGTGGAATTAACCGCGTTCAACCAAAAGATGACTGACCAGATCATTCCTATCGCAGTATCAAGCGGTACAGGTTATACTCAGGCATATGTTAACGCTGCATCTTTCAGGAACAGAGGTTTGGAGATGGACTTAAAATTAACTCCATTGGTTAACCTTGGTCAGGTACATGTTAATTTCGCTGCTAACGCTACTTACAATGAAAGCGTTGTAACTTCAGTATACCCTGGTCTTGATCAGGTATTTATTGGTGGATACACTGCTGCAGGTAACTACGCAATAAAAGACTATCCAGCATTTATGATCAGAGCTACAGACTATAACCGCGATCCTGCTACAGGAAAAGTTATTGTTAGTGCTTTAACCGGTGCTCCAACTGCTGCAACTAATACAGTAATATATGGTCAAACCTTGCCAAAATGGGTAGTTGGTTTAAATCCATCTGTTCGTTGGAAAAGTTTAAACCTTTCTGCTTTGTTTGAATACAAAGGTGGTCACCAGGCTTATGCTGATATCGGCGACGCAATGTCATGGACAGGTGTTTCTGATCTGTCTGCAACTAATAGCCGCGAGAGATTTATATTCCCTAACTCTGTTTATCAAGCTGTTGCAGGTGGTCCGTACATTCCAAACACCAGCGTAACTTTAAACAGCCCGGAAGGTTTCTGGACCGGCGTTGGTCGTTCTGTTAAATCAAACTATTTAATCAGCGCAGCTTCATGGAGATTCAGAGAGTTATCTATTAGCTACGATCTGCCTGTAGCAGCTGTGTTTGGTAGCACAAAAACTGTAAAAGCGCTTAGTGTTGCATTAACTGCCAGAAACCTTGTATTGTGGTTGCCTAAAAACAACAAATATCAGGATCCTGACTTTACCTTTAGCGGTGCATCAACTGGTTTCGGAACCGGCGGTACTACCGGCGTAACAACAGGTAATCAAGCTGGTATAAGTAACTCAACAATTAACCCTCCTGTTAGAACAATTGGTGGTAATATAACAGTTACATTCTAACACACATTAAATAGATATAGAGATGAAAAAAATATTTATTTCGGTTTTTACAGCGGCGATGTTGTTTTCAACGAGCTGTAAGAAAGACTTTTTCAATATAAATAACAATCCAAACAACCCTACCGAAGCATCCATTACTCCAAAGGTATTATTACCACGTATTTTACATACACTTGGTGTGCGTACAGGTACTGGCTATGATTACGCTGCACAATGGACTGGGTATTGGGCACATTCAGGTACTTACGGTCAATCCGCAGAGATTGAATCTTACCAAATCACTGCCGCTTTTAATGCTACGCAATGGTCAAACTGGTACGATCTACTATTTGACGTTGCAATTCTGGAAAAACAAGGTAAAGCTTTAGATCAGCCTTTTTATGTGGCAGTAGCTAAAATTATTAAAGCCATTGGTTTTATGAACCTTGTTGATCAATACAACAATGTGCCATATTCAAAAGCGTTTGATGTATCTAACAACATTACTCCTCCTTATGATAAAGCTGAGGACATTTACAACGACCTGTTTGTTCAGTTAGATCAGGCTGCTGTTTTGTTGAAAACTACAGCGGCTACTACTGACGCTGATATACAGGCTGCCGACATTATGTTCGGTACAGTTAGCAGCGCTACAACCAACGAATCTGTGTATTGGAGAAAATTGGCTAACACTATGCGTCTGAAACTATTAGTGCACATGTCGCAATTGCCTACAACTGGTGCTAAAGCTGCGACTGTATCTGCGGCAATTACCGCTGATGGTGCTGGTTACCTTGGTGCCGGAGAGAATGCAGCTGTAAACCCCGGTTACGTAGCTGTAAATTTAAAGCAAAACCCTTATTGGGATACTTACAAATTATCGGCTTTAGGTGCTACTGACCAGTACAACAGGGCAAATACATTTATACTTTCAAAATTTGCTGGTCCTGATGGTAGACTCGGAGCGAATAACAATACGACTACCAGAGGTCAACAACAAGCTGCAACTGAGGGTGCTGACGATGATTATCGCTACATGTTCGTGTTTAGTAAGGTTCAAACGCCTCTTACTAATCCTCAGGCAGGCTTTACAAACCCTAAACAGGAGGCGCCAGAATTTCCTAACGGCCCAGTTTATTTATATAACTACATAGGCGCTCAGTTTGGAGAGGTTGTTGTTAATACTGATCCATATAAAGCACCCAATCAATCTGATGTGGCTGGCCCTGGCCTTGCTAAATCGGTATCTCAACCACAACAGGTGTTAACCGCTACTGAGAGTTTGTTTTTACAGGCAGAAGCTGCATCCAGAGGTTATATTGGTGGTGATGCAACAACTTTGTTAACTGCTGCAATAACAGAATCTTTTAATTTCCTTGGTGTAAATAAAACTTCAACAGGTGCATCTACAACACCAGGTGCAGCAGCAACTGATTACATCACTAAAAGAAATATTGCCGGCCAATATGCAGCAGCAACCGCTGGTGATGGTAAAGCTAAAGTGATTGTTTTTGAAAAATGGTTGTCATTAATTGGCTTAAACCACCTGGAGGCTTATACAGATTACAGAAGATTAGGGGTTCCTGCAGACCTTCCATTATCATTGAATCCGGCAAGAGTTAACAACGTTATACCATTGCGTTTGCAATATCCTCAAAACGAATTTAACTACAATGCTACTAATGTAAACGCGCAAGGTGTTATTAATCCTCAAACATCAGCTGTTTTTTGGGATAAATAATAGGTTTAATTTTTAAAGAAGAAGAAAATGAAAAAATTCACGAAAATATTATCGTTTGCCGCCCTTACATTGAGCTTGTCATCATGTTTGAAGGATAAAGGCTATGATGAATTTAAATACGGTTTAAACCAGGAAGTGGCATCAAGCAATAAAGTGATCAATATGCCTGTAAGTGGTACCACTTTCACCATATCGAAGACTATATCTTTAGCTGCTGCTGGTGCAACGCCTGTATCGGTTACGCTACCTATCCACTTGTCGGCTCAAGATGTTGCTTCAGAGAACATTGCAGTAACTGTTGCTTCGGATGATGCCAGATTAGCTACGTATAATGCTACATTAACGGCGGCTAATCAATATCAACGTTTGCCAGATGCTAATTTTACTATTGCAAACGGAGGGATAACTACAATCCCTGCCGGTTCAAGAGATGCAGGCGGTGTTACAATTACTTACACACCTAACAACTTCCCGGGTTTAAAAACCGGTCGTTGGGCTATCCCGGTTAGCATCAAAAGTGTTGATAAAGCCGGATATGTAATTAGCACAAACCAAGCTTACAGAATATTACTGATTATTGTTAATCCGTAATTGTAGGTAACTCGCTAAAACAAAAACCCCCGATATTAATATCGGGGGTTTTGTTTTAATTTTCAGCTCGAAACGGTATGTTAATTTATGCTGCTAAATAGTTTTACAAGGTCTTCCTCGTGTTGCAAATTCAATTTTGCGACTACCTGCTCAATATTCGGGACTTTTTCTTTAAGCAGGTTTATTACAAATTTTTTCTCCCTACGCAGTTTGGTAAGCTTATTGTTTTCAGCAACGTAGTAATTGTAGGCGGGCTTAATTTGTTTGGTTTCATAAAGAGAGCCTGGCGCACGTTCAAACACACGTTTCATTTCGGTTAGCTTTAATAATTTTATATTCCCATCTGTGAGTACTTCATAATAAGTTGCTTCAGTGGCTCCGTCAATAGGCTCAAAGCCTCGTCTGAAGATTTTTTCTGCAGCAAAAGGACTTTCAGGAGAACTAATAGAGAATTGCGCTATAGGAACAGCAAAAGCCTTAGTGCTGCCATCCGCATCTTTAAAAAGCACTCTTGATTTGGAGCGGTCAAACATCAGATCCAAATTATTAAAGCTTTTACCATCGCCCTGTAAAACCGAGCCTTTTGCCCAGGTATTATAAAGGTAATTGGGGTCGTTAAAATTGGAACGTAATCTGCCCCCATAGTTGACATCCGTGTTATCAAACTGAACGCCTACTCCTATTTGAGCAAAAGCGCTACATTGGTAAGCCATTAAAGCAGAAAAGGCAATGCTGTAATAAAGTGGTTTTTTCATAAGCTAATGTGTAATACGTAACGCTTAAATATATCAATCTTATTTAAAGAAATGCGTTTGTAAGTAATATTTTAACTGTGGTTTTAATCGACTTGATAATCTTATCGGTTAATAGCAACTATTTGTGTAGCTTCGCGACCTTAACCAGATTTATCATAATTAAGCATGCGTCTGCTATTTCTTTTTATTCTTTGCACTACCCTTTTCGTCTCAACAGTTTTTGCACAAGATAATTTTACCAGTGGGTACATATTAAGCCTCAAAGGCGATACAATTAGAGGCACTATAAATTATCAGCAGTGGGATAAAAACCCAACAGCTATTAGTTTCAAAACACAAAACGAAGCCGCTGCTACCATATACAGTAGTAGGGATATAAAAGGCTTTTTTGTTAACGACAGCTATTATAAAGCCGCTACTGTTACTATCGACACATCTGCATATACGGATGGACAATTAAGTTACTCAAGGGCCTATGAGCTTAAAACTGTTAGTGCTTTTTTGCTGACATTGGTTAGTGGTGAAAAAAGCCTCTTTTATCTGAAAGATGGTAAATCAAAAATTCACTTTTTTATTACAGGTGTTGATGGGACAATTGCAACCTTAAATCATAAACGTTTTTATGTTGACTTGCAAGGCCGAAGGAATATTGTTGAAAGTAAAGAGTATGTTGGTCAGCTTAAACAGTATTTAAATGATTGCAGTGATATTGAGTCAAAAATAGACGCTACAAATTACACATGGTCTGGCATGGTAGCTTTATTTAAACTGTATTACAACTGCAGACACTTGGATGCAGGGACAATTAAAGTTAAGGAAAAAACCAAAACTGCGTTGAGCATAATAGGAGGCGTTTCCTTATCTAAGTTCAATAGTGCAGGCTCAAACCTCATACCACTAAGCTTGATTGACAAACAAACGTCAGCAAGTATAACAGGCGGAGTTGGATTTGAAATTTTTTTTAAAGGCAATGGCAATGCATGGTCATTGATAAACGAGGCTATTTATAATGCTTATACCATCAATCACAAAGCAACGTATACAAAGTCAAATGATATTCGTACTAATTATGATATTAGTTTTGGAAACTCATTTATTAAGATAAATAACATGCTTCGCTATACATTTGGCGGAAATAAAATTTCATGGTACCTGAATGCGGGTATAGCCAATGGTGTTGTTATCAGCACACGTAATAGAGTAGTTGCTGAAGATGTTTTTTACACAACAACCACAACAACAACCAAAGCGCTTGTTTCGGCAGATAACCTGCGCAAAATAGAAACAAGTATTTTATTTGGCGTAGGTGTTGGCTACAAAAAGTATGCGGTACAAGTAAGAAACGAAATGAGCAGCAGCTTAACCGATGCAATTGGTCAACACGCAAGTACCAATAAAATTTAC encodes the following:
- a CDS encoding PspC domain-containing protein, coding for MNKTIIININGIVFHIEEDAYEVLKNYITDVKRHFLNSADSLEITTDIENRIAEMFAEILTRDNKQVIVEADVKTVIAQMGTVEDFEHADEEPTAQSQADAFAAVGGTRTLFRDPDYRIIAGVASGLGNYFNISAIWFRLLFAVLAPFGGLGIILYIILWIVVPKAITRADRMAMKGQKLTLQGFKNNFEEEMSAVKGQLSNLKNESKPFIYRFRDLLGELFFHIGRFFRGTGKVLFKILSVLILLTFFGFAVAMVISLAAILIWNTGPVHMFPFSIVNNEYSEWMYISIFLVAFVPVLAIILLILKAVFNTESISRSSGVVLLTVWLFAVSTGLYYGSKISKGFRSTASFTQTSPLAKSSNNKYYLTLNDVMYLTGEDSSRLDIKKNFNGTLTYGDEEFEKNEPRNVQIRIEKADVDRPVLVQTYRSKGSSYEDALFNARNTRYIFTQQDSVLKFDKRLQRVGGATWHDQEIELTLKVPVNAVVVINDEFNWYINDGVDYYSCNEINKSNDNHSAEFIMTVNGLECKVDTSVVAKPDSLKRVK
- a CDS encoding PadR family transcriptional regulator, whose amino-acid sequence is MIAENTQTQMRKGILEYCILSIIARDETYASDIIAELKKAQLLVVEGTLYPLLTRLKNNGLLTYNWVESTSGPPRKYYALSPEGRKVLEQLDTTWNELVFAVNTAVGKNK
- a CDS encoding SusC/RagA family TonB-linked outer membrane protein, which translates into the protein MKKLLLVSLCFLMLFLTQAFAQNRTITGTVTAKDDGLPIPGVTVKIKGTTNGVPTDASGKYSISAPTGAVLQFSFVAFQTKEVTVGGQSVLNVILESDNKLLSEVVVTALGIERQKRELGYASAVVKNEAINAGSAVNLANGLQGKVSGLNITTTNSGVFENVKINLRGIRSLTGNNNPLLLVDGVQTDINYLSSINPNDIEDVNIIKGSSGAGIYGSDARNGVIIVTTKKGSKTGAPVVTVSNSTQFQSVSFFPSFQNQFGLGGGGNAAGLGGYDPIENWSWGPRYDGAMTQIGPDLDGIVDPVFGALTTQKIKYSPNNSRKEFFKTGTIVQNDVSYSEKNFFLSLQDALTNGIVPNDKNRRSGFRLNVAKEYGRLKVGVNTNYVQNNYNLFDQEGMSDYNVTQNVGLNQGLMNLLFNTNGFVNLQDYKDYKNNPYASYNYYFTNYGLNPYFAIDNWRKEGKKQDLKADLNLDFKVADWLNLTYRGSLTSTTLVERRKSRGENANAFGHDERGFGLIPGAVEERAYTQQRMSSELFASFNKQINEDFKVTAIAGTYVRQDDGRDTRVGATVLNVKDLYNIGQRAGELTGSSPMRRSRLFAVYGSAGVGYKGWANIEVTARNEKTSVLAEGLNSYFYPGVTGSVILSDAIDGLKNNNVLSYLKLRGGWNKTGNSDIAPYQLAATFDQGGGFPYGSTAGYSAGNTTYNPALKPEFIQATEVGLEAGFLNSRINVELTAFNQKMTDQIIPIAVSSGTGYTQAYVNAASFRNRGLEMDLKLTPLVNLGQVHVNFAANATYNESVVTSVYPGLDQVFIGGYTAAGNYAIKDYPAFMIRATDYNRDPATGKVIVSALTGAPTAATNTVIYGQTLPKWVVGLNPSVRWKSLNLSALFEYKGGHQAYADIGDAMSWTGVSDLSATNSRERFIFPNSVYQAVAGGPYIPNTSVTLNSPEGFWTGVGRSVKSNYLISAASWRFRELSISYDLPVAAVFGSTKTVKALSVALTARNLVLWLPKNNKYQDPDFTFSGASTGFGTGGTTGVTTGNQAGISNSTINPPVRTIGGNITVTF
- a CDS encoding SusD/RagB family nutrient-binding outer membrane lipoprotein, which translates into the protein MKKIFISVFTAAMLFSTSCKKDFFNINNNPNNPTEASITPKVLLPRILHTLGVRTGTGYDYAAQWTGYWAHSGTYGQSAEIESYQITAAFNATQWSNWYDLLFDVAILEKQGKALDQPFYVAVAKIIKAIGFMNLVDQYNNVPYSKAFDVSNNITPPYDKAEDIYNDLFVQLDQAAVLLKTTAATTDADIQAADIMFGTVSSATTNESVYWRKLANTMRLKLLVHMSQLPTTGAKAATVSAAITADGAGYLGAGENAAVNPGYVAVNLKQNPYWDTYKLSALGATDQYNRANTFILSKFAGPDGRLGANNNTTTRGQQQAATEGADDDYRYMFVFSKVQTPLTNPQAGFTNPKQEAPEFPNGPVYLYNYIGAQFGEVVVNTDPYKAPNQSDVAGPGLAKSVSQPQQVLTATESLFLQAEAASRGYIGGDATTLLTAAITESFNFLGVNKTSTGASTTPGAAATDYITKRNIAGQYAAATAGDGKAKVIVFEKWLSLIGLNHLEAYTDYRRLGVPADLPLSLNPARVNNVIPLRLQYPQNEFNYNATNVNAQGVINPQTSAVFWDK
- a CDS encoding DUF1735 domain-containing protein — its product is MKKFTKILSFAALTLSLSSCLKDKGYDEFKYGLNQEVASSNKVINMPVSGTTFTISKTISLAAAGATPVSVTLPIHLSAQDVASENIAVTVASDDARLATYNATLTAANQYQRLPDANFTIANGGITTIPAGSRDAGGVTITYTPNNFPGLKTGRWAIPVSIKSVDKAGYVISTNQAYRILLIIVNP
- a CDS encoding outer membrane beta-barrel protein; this translates as MRLLFLFILCTTLFVSTVFAQDNFTSGYILSLKGDTIRGTINYQQWDKNPTAISFKTQNEAAATIYSSRDIKGFFVNDSYYKAATVTIDTSAYTDGQLSYSRAYELKTVSAFLLTLVSGEKSLFYLKDGKSKIHFFITGVDGTIATLNHKRFYVDLQGRRNIVESKEYVGQLKQYLNDCSDIESKIDATNYTWSGMVALFKLYYNCRHLDAGTIKVKEKTKTALSIIGGVSLSKFNSAGSNLIPLSLIDKQTSASITGGVGFEIFFKGNGNAWSLINEAIYNAYTINHKATYTKSNDIRTNYDISFGNSFIKINNMLRYTFGGNKISWYLNAGIANGVVISTRNRVVAEDVFYTTTTTTTKALVSADNLRKIETSILFGVGVGYKKYAVQVRNEMSSSLTDAIGQHASTNKIYLVLSYGF